In the Hermetia illucens chromosome 1, iHerIll2.2.curated.20191125, whole genome shotgun sequence genome, agggccaggttaaagaggacgcatgatagggcatccccttgtcgtagaccgttgttgatgtcgaatgggcttgagagtgatcttgctgcttttatctggcctcagagtcagcctagtcagtcttattattttaatcgggataccgaattctctcataaccaggtacagttttaccctggctatgctatcgtaggcggctttaaagtcgatgaacagatggtgcaactgttgtccatattccaacagtttttccatcgcttgccgcagagagaaaatctgatctgttgctgatttgcctggagtgaagcctctttggtatgagccaatgatgttgtgggcgtatggggctatccgccctagcaagatagtggagaatatcttgtagatggtactcagcaacgtgatacttctataattgctgcactgtgtgatatctccctttttatgtatgagacagataatgcatcgttgccaatcgtcaggcattgattcgctgtcccataccttgagcacaagttgatgaaccacttggtgtaactagtcgcctccatatttaaccaattcggctgtaattccatcggctcctggcgacttatgattttttagccgatgaattgcacggactgtttctcctaaacttggtggtggcagtatttgtccgtcgtcttcagtcggcaggacctccaactcgccgatgttctggttgttcagtagctcatcaaagtactcaacccatcgctctaatatgcccattctgtcggaaatcagatttccctctttgtctcggcaggatgagcatcgaggtatataaggcttcatcctgctgacttgttggtaaaacttccgcacctggtgcggttgctccttgtatttttctagttcacagacttgttggttctcccaggcttcctttttccgtctgtgaagtcgcttctccgctcgtcggagttcatgataactcTCtacacgtgcccgcgttcttcgagaatgcaacattactcggtgtgcggtattctttcgttccgttgctagcttacattcatcgtcgaaccagccgttccgactccttttgcggctggggccaagtatgtttgtggccgtatccatgataacgttcttcaggtgattgtgaagatcatttgttgatgcttcatctccaggtcctctgttgaccgcagttattgcggcttccatttccctcttataggtgtcgcggagggttgtgttgtggatggcttcagtgttcactctcacctgattgtcagagaggattctaggtggtattgttattcgagctcggagcaccatgccaacgagatagtgatccgagtctatgttggccctcctatatgttctgacattcatcaaggctgagaggtggcggcgttcgatcaacacgtggtcaatttggttgaaagtggtcccgtctggagaggcccacgtatgtttgtggaccgctttccgcgcaaaccaggtacttccaacaaccatttcgtgtgaccctgctaattgaatagtccgcagtccgttatcatttgttttttcgtgtaagctatgggagccaacgtaacgcctgaatacgggtaccttccctacttggctgttaaaatccccaagtatgattttgatatcatatctgggacaggcttcgagggttcgttctactgcctcgtagaaggtatccttctccgactctgaagtctcctctgtaggggcgtgaacatttatgaggcttatatttctaaacttgcctcgcaagcgcagagtacatagccgttcgcttatgttttgaaagccgaaacagcaggttttattttttggctgactaagaaacctactccgagcacatggtttactggatgaccgctataatatatggtgtagtggctcttctccaggaaaccggtccctgtccatcgcatctcttgcaacgctgttatatcagccctatattgggacagggtatcggctagctgctggtcagcttcatctctgtacagggagcgcacgttccatgagaaaatgcgcaaatctttattccgtgttcgttgccgggtccgtcgttttaaaatccgtcctgtccgaggctcctgttgtggcctcgtaacgagttgttttccgtgtatgtttgtcagccctacccaacccccaacctggaggaccagttggtacaatttgtcccgtttttaggcgcgggagactcgccttcatccttctccgtctgcagcttttcgttaagcggtcaccacgtggaggtggagatagggtttggtagtagagctgttggtgctggttcagcaggcatttcccaggttttatgctccatcgtgggtaccaatccacgtttcgccctgggacctatacaccATAATGCAAACATCGAATTTTGCTACAAATTCTATAAATAAGATTGCGTATACATTCAGCGTCAAAAAAAGTGAACAGTTCCACCAAGCACTTTTCAATAGTCATATCTATATTAAGGTTGCTAGTAAACagaaaaattttgtaattctgaaTGTTTTGCTGCGTTCTCTTTTCGAAACATAAAAATTAATGCACACAATTCCTGATAATatcgaaaaaataataataaataaataatcgaAAAAATATGCAGAAGCCACTAAATTCacgcgtcaaaagaaagtatacacTTTATTCATAATGGGCAAACACCTGGGAGTAACCGTACCGTAGGAGGTTTCGTTAGTTGCTGTTCATATTTCGCATTAACGTTCTTGGTATTTAATCGTTTGGTGAGTGTTAACAGAAAAACATATTTAACATTTAAGGAAGTTTTAAAATTGATTACCATAGGCAGACAAACTTCTATTGAAATTCGTGAACAAACTATAAAATTATCTAATGGAGGTAAATATTTGCGTGAAATTGGCGTTATTATCAATAGAAGCCATTGCACATTAAAAAAATCTTggataaatataaaaagtttagacaattggagGATTTTCCTCGTTCTGGAAGACCACAAAGTCTTTCATGCACTGATAAAAGAGAATGCGAAGAGTTAAAAAAACCGCTTTAGAAAGTGCAGTGAAAATAACACGTGAGATGAAGGATCGTAAAAGTGTAAGTGTAAGTACTAGTACTATTCGCCGGGCTTTACATGAAAATGGGTTACATGATAGAACGccgagaaaaaaaaatgggggggacctcaacgccaggcagAACGGGGAAACTCTCCACCATTTCCTAACCACCTCTAATCCCAATATCAACCTCTCCCACTTCAGCCCTGCCCTCCCGTCATTTAACAAAGGGTATTACCATTCCTACCTCGACCACTTCCTAATCAGCAGCAACCTCACCCTCAAACCCAACCCCAATACTTATCCCTTCCTAGAAACAGCCCCCGGTATCAGTGACCATGATGCCGTGGTCTTAGAGATTTCACTCCCCGACAGAGCCACCAGGCCCTCTCCTACTTTAGTccctgacttccagaaggcgaactggaaactcatcaaccgcacccttaaatccagacttgaacctctcctcctccctaccaacgaaacagtttccaacgacACTATAGATTGGACAGTTCGTCAGTACACTGAAGTAAATCAGCAAAtatgtgacgaactgataccTTCTCGGTCCCTCAACTACCGCAATCTTAtttctctcccagacgatatcctCGAAGATATCAGATACAAGCGTATCCTAAGGCGGAGGCTATTTAGAAacagatactctccgcaatcctctcctctccgtaacgaaatcctttcccttgGCAGGTCAATCCGCAATAAAATTTTAACCCTCTACATCAACCACctccacaaacgcctctccaacatTGAGCTAAACCCTGATACCTTCAGGCAactcagaaaaacttgtccCCGTCTAGGCAACTCCTCCCAACAAACCACCATCCTTCCACAAAATATCTCAACtcccgaaaaggtgaacatcctagccaagcacttccttcaagcgcaccattgcaccctccacattcgcgatcaacacttcgaaagtgttgtgagcgaaACCATAGAAAAACTTCAATCCACACCAACTTTTTACCAATCCAGTCCCAACCTAAACCTTTTCGCTCAACCCGTTATCCATCCCGATGAACATAATGatgtttctcccatccactttgtcagcccaagttcagtggaaactgcaattgcagcctccaagaacaaaaaatcagtgggtctcgacaaaatcccttccatagttttaaaaaagtgcgcccccaacatttccaccacactctcCTCGATCATTAACCACTGCATCCTCAACACTCACTTCCCCACCGAATAGAAAAATGCTCGCATAGTCcccatcccaaaaaagaaccttaatccacttaatcctgatagctacaggcctatctccatcctttctttctccaccaaaatcttcgagcggattatcaaatccctcatagacgagcattgTACTTCCAATAACACTCTGCCCGAGTTTCAATTCGCCAACCaaactaaacactcggttgagcacgcactgctggtcctcaagactgatatcttcctgggtatcaatcggaggacacccaccatagcctgtctccttgacctaaggaaagctttcgactccgtatggcaatacggactcacgtaCAAGCCTTTtgaaatcctcaatttccatccgcgcctctgtaagctaattcttagctttctatatgggcggaaatccttagtcaacatccagcagcacctttcctcgtcctatacttgccccGCCGGCATTCCCCAGGGTTCAGTCCTGTCTTAAACCCACCccagacatccccaaaccacctccacacccgtgtcccatccagatcctccaatacgcggatgacctaatcatctatacggccaccaaagacatctcccgtggtgaagcgcgtctgaatgcttatttggacgaactttaccactatttcacccgttggaaactttctataaatcccgacaagtgtgagaccatcgtcttccatggagaCATGAGAATGACGCCGAAGATGAATCCACGACGAGCCCATTCCCACTGTTAAAGAAGCCACTtacctcggggtgacaatggactcccgcctctcccacgtacctcatataacgaaggcactaggccatgcaactggtgccttctgGTCCCTGTATCCTGTCCTTAAATACAATCTCCCGACTCCAAAAAtggttaagctgttttgttataagcagcttattcgcccactcctcatcttcggctttattttctggtccgattgctccccatcccaaatggagcgactccgcctcAGAGAGCGCAGGATCCTTCGCCACTGTGCCAATATAtttaagaacgaagaccgctccaagtacatttccaaccagatcctctatgagtcctgccaaaccccacgcatcgaCGCCTTTCTTGCCTgtcttgccctcaacttcctggtcaagtgccaatcccatcccaatccccTTATCGccaaagccatgcagatcgagatcgttgaagataaccttcttctaactcatctgtttccccagatcctcccccctaggtagagtagtcttctacacgggcaacttctccgactcccaattttgtaaaccttcccatcattagcgcccctcctagcttttaattcccatccctccCCCGCATCCCACCCATCCTATCCCAGTCCTTTTTTAGTTAGCTATAAGTTTATTATGAtgctctttttgtaaataaaaattgttgttttaacgccgagaaaaaagcatttacTATGCCGGAAGAATCAAACGCGCTGCCTCAACGTTGTTAGAAAGTACGAAAATATGAATTTCTCATTCTGGAAAGATGTTGCTTTCAGTGATAAAACTAAATCTGAAATATTTGGCGAGAAAACACCATTAAAAATGTAGAGATCCAAAGGACAAGGTGTTGTTGAACAAAACATCGCCGTAACTGTGAAGCACGGGGGTGCCTTAGTTATGGTGTGGGGTATATGGTGGCACATGGTGTTGGAAGTTTGATATTTATTTAGaatataatgaataaaaaagacTACCTCAACATTTTAAAAGTGAATCTGCATAAGAGTGTTTGAAGTTGTGCCTAGATTCAATTTGGATCTTCCAGTAATTCGAAGTGCACGGCTAAAGATGTTAAGGGATGGCTCCTTTATAGAATGTCAAAGCAGTTGGATCACCCTCCACAGCCGCCTGATCTTAATTGAGCATTTGGGGGAGTACCTTGACCGAGAAATAAGAAAACGTAACATAACGAGCACAGTATCCATTAAAGCAGTGTTGATGTGTGAATTTGATACTAAAGATACGTCTGAACTCGTAAAGCCCATAGTCTGTGCTGCTTTTGACCCGATCTCAGGATGTACCAACACCTAATGATAACCACTTGCTAAATATAATGTTGAAATGTGCTTTGAATGCCCCAACTGATCCACTATATGCTCTATTCGAGGCAGTGGAAAGGAGCCTCCAATAATCTTCCCATTTAAGTTGTGGAAATCAACAACAACTCTATCTTTTTTTTAACCATCTGGTCCAGGTTTTTTCGGAACTACCAAAAAAGGTGAATTCCGTGGGCTCTTACTTGGATGGCCATCTCTTAACATTTCACGTAACTAGTCATCTATAACCTGCCTATAAATTTTTGATAACTTACTATATACCGTTTTTTATAAATAGGTGCCTGATTTTGTATCAGATGGATTCGATAATTGATATCTAGTGTGTATACCTTACCCTTTTTAAATCGATCCCCCACATCCAACTCTTTCCTCAACTGGCCTGACCTCGCTTGTTCAGCACTAATAGTCGTACCATCGGCTGGGAAGATTTGACCAAGGTAGACTGTCGGATCGTTTACCTCTACATTTTCCTCATTTTCAAgggtaactatatatatattgtagcTTTCTAGTGGTTCAGTTGCACTCATATCCCTACCCACGCTTGAATGCGTGGTGGTACCCTTATTGTTTGTTCTACTTCTATTAGTAGatcttttttttcactaaacttTTGAATTAGCTTTTTCCATTCGCCTGTTAAATAACTACTTTTGTCACTGATTTCCCTCTCTACCTCTCGTGGAATTCACTTGTTGGTTAGTCTCGGCAAAAAGTGTACTCCTCTGATCGCTCTGCCATGAGAACGAGTGACCCCTCTGTCGTCTTTCCTACTCCAAATGCCATCTAATCGTTAGCCAGATATTCGATCTCTGATGAGTGCTGCTCCTGAATGGTGTTTTCGGATCTGTTTAACGCCACCTCCTGAGtgctcaataataataataataatcgttggcgcaacaatccatattggatctaggccttgaagtgtgttagagcacttcattcaagaccgtaacggtacactacagtatactgtaggaggcaatgtggtcagcattgcgctcgcccgagattattaccctgatttgactcaggtactcattcacagctgagtcgactggtatccgacgtcaaatcacgatacaaattccactgtcaccagtgagatttgaaccgcgaccctacgcacgacagccttgtgctctaaccattcagctatccggacactgagtGCTATATCCTAGTCCTAAATTTCCCAAAGGTATTGGTCGTGGTTTTTGGGAATGTAATGTTTAGACAAAAAGTCATTTCATTGTACTATACCAGGCATGTCCCTTAATAACTGGAACTCACACGGTATCTCCGTATGTAGCTGCACTGTGCCCCGCATTTGCctattgaatttcttttcttaAAAGGGGGTTTGTAGTATGCATACCTCTGCATGATATACTTTTGTTCCTTTTTTAAGGAGTCTCCTTGATAAGACTTACTTCCGCATCATTGTCTACGACAAATTTCACCTCCTTCCGTGTCGCTATATCCAGTGGCACACGGACGAATGAGACTGTTACTCGAGATGTTTTATTATACCCTAAGTTGCTATCTATATTGGTCGTTTTTGGGGATTTTAGCTCGAACTTTGAGCGTCCCCCTGTTGACGAGTTTCCCCACTTTACCTTAAATTGACAATCTTTTGTTATGTGTCCTGTTGGTCCACAAAAATAACATCCTTGTTTCCTACCTGAATGTGTACAGTTTATTGTTTTTCCGTTTAAAACATTCATCGTACGCGTGTGCCTTTTCTCTACAATAGAAACATTGCTCCTTTTGAGCCTGTTCGCACACTACTGTTAGCTTTTGTTTGACCGTTTCCTGGTGATAAGCTAGTATCCAAGTGAGTACTTGTAAGATTCAAATATGCATTGGTTGTTTGCTGAGTATTGTTTGGTAACAAAGTCAGTAGTGGTGCACCGAAATAACCGGGGTTTGGGTATCTATATTATGGAAAACCATTTGCTGCAGCTTTTCTATATCCATTGCTGTGTGCCACTTCCTTTAAGGTTTTTTCACCAAGTGTAAGAAGATGCTGACACAAATCTGCGTTGGCAACTTCGCTTCTCAGAGTGCTGATAGCAAAATCCTCTGGTTGCGCATGTTTTTTGCTAGCTAGACTAGTAGTCTAGTAGACCCGTACTTTGCAGTAGCTGCCTCTTTGGATGTTCCAAAATGTTGTCTCAACCTGAACAAAAAAGTAATTAAGGATTCTATGATAAGGAATTGATACTTTATCAACTAATAGAGGTAGCAACACGGGCGGTTCTGGCCTGTCTTATGAGTTGTTATCTAGGACTCATCATCATCTGCGAAAGTTTCAAaagtaaaaaagaagaaagatcgATCAGCGCCTTTCCAACTTAATGTTGAAGTATCGGTCTATGTTAAATACCAATAATCGACTGGAAGAAAGCATCTCTCAAGGTGCCAGAGTGGCACGGAGCGATTCTTTTGAAAATCATCCTGAATTGACCAGAATAGATAACTCTTTGGATGGAGTTAGGTTTATTTTCGGACACCTTCTGTTACATCGTACATATATCATATATCGTATCGTATATAAAATCACACATATTTACAATTTAACCCACTTACATATTTCAATTCAAACAGATATTAATATTAACTTCATCTTCTTCATTCCATACTTCCAACATTGCTTGCATGATTTTTCTCTTCATCTTTTTCCTTGAGAAATCACTACTCAGGTTTCGTAGCTCATTGGCTACAAATTCTGCAAAAGTGTCACACTCGTCGCGTGTTGAATTAGAATCTCTTGAAAGTCTTGGCTTTTTCGCAACCGTTTGGTGGATGATAGTACTGTTACTTGCCTCAAAGGGGCTTGCACTCACTTTCGGAGTAGACGCTTGAAGGGGGTGCTCTACATATTGATGATCTTCCTCGACGATCAGGTTCAAAGCTGTAGGCATTTCAATTGTTTGATTCTGTTGGGGTTCTGCTTCCTGTGTTTCATACACCTGCGTGTTTGCTTGTTGAGTAGACTCCTGTTTCAAGAATGATGTGGTTTCAGCTGCCTCAACGCATTCTTCAGATTCAATATTTGTATGTTCGCAAGGCGTTGGCGAATCGGGAAAGGTATTCTGAAAAATTCGAGAAATGACGTTGAGCAGAAATGTTTTAAAGTTAGTGTTTAAATAATGGTTAATTTAAAGGTAAATTCACCGTTTCTAAACTTGATACCATACTTTCTCAGAGGGATTATtggaaaaacaactttttttttattcatacacCAAATCTgctaagtacagggtgcggcagcataacttcctttttttaaatgcgcgccactcagttagttgatgtcatagcggagcgctagtggtctcgttcgagaggggatactgtaaagttttgtcccgacacggttcagtcgccatcatgcgttggaatagtgaggagcgtgcctttgccgctgaggtttacttttcaagcgggtgttcggttattgcaacacagcgtgcatttcggaatcgctttaatttagccccgttggctcccgtcccagaccgcaaatcaattgttacatgggtcactacattcagacaaactgcaagtgcgacaaaaggaagaactggagtccctcggcccgttagatcacctgagaacattgaagcagtgagagcgtcaatgttgcgatcgccacggcgttctgcgtgcaaacacgcatctgcccttggactatcagatccttctgtgagaagaattcttcgtgatgatcttcattttcatccctataagatggcgatagtgcaggaactttcagaacgtgacttcaattctcggatgaacgtgtgtcagcttcttcttgatgtcgttcccgagggtgctattgttttttttttagcgatgaagcccattttcatttgtgtgggtcggttaacaaacaaaacatgcgctactgggctaacaccaaccctcgagaattgcatcaaaagcctttgcatt is a window encoding:
- the LOC119647068 gene encoding uncharacterized protein LOC119647068 codes for the protein MSAKNSPIWTPEKVSELISLYEANECLWNFKTAEYKNRMKRDEAIRKVCGTLNITKEQFAKKIHNLRNQFNFELKKRERRSKDVKDSGYAVRWEHFDRLLFLRKFISHRAGYGNDTNTFPDSPTPCEHTNIESEECVEAAETTSFLKQESTQQANTQVYETQEAEPQQNQTIEMPTALNLIVEEDHQYVEHPLQASTPKVSASPFEASNSTIIHQTVAKKPRLSRDSNSTRDECDTFAEFVANELRNLSSDFSRKKMKRKIMQAMLEVWNEEDEVNINICLN